The Candidatus Omnitrophota bacterium genome contains the following window.
AAGGATACAAGATAGAGTCCAAGTAATTCATCGCTATTAAAAAGGTGCCTAAGGTAAGCGCGCGAATAAGTCTTACAAGTTAGACAATCGCAACCTGCATCAAGCGGCTGAAAATCCTTAGAGTAAGGAGCATCCCTGACAATAATCTTACCTCTAGCGGTAAACGCACTTCCATTTCTTCCATAGCGGGTTGGAATAATACAATCAAACATATCTATTCCTAAGCTTACAGCTTCAATTAAATCAAGGGGCTTTCCCATACCCATAAGATAACGGGGCTTTTGGCTGGGTAATTCCTGAATAACTTTGGATATCATATTATAGCGTAGATCACTCGATTCGCCAACACTTAATCCGCCTAAGGCATAACCCTCAAAATCCATATCCAAGAGTTTTCTTGCACATTCTTTTCGTAAATCCTCAAAGCTTGCACCTTGCACAATCCCGAATAATAACGGCTGCTCTTGGCCCTCTAGTGTTTGGCAAGAGGCCAGGGCTAGCCTTGACCTTTTTGCCCAATCAAGAGTACGCTCCATAGCAACCCTTGCATAGCTAATAGGCGTAGGGTATTGAATGCATTCATCCAAGGGCATAATGATATCTGAACCTAAAATCAGCTGGATATCTATAACATCTTCGGGTGAGAAAAAATGCCTTGAGCCATCAAATAAGGACTTAAATTCAACGCCTTGATCATTGATTTTATACAAAGACGTCTTTTTACGTGAGACCTTTGGCTTAGAACTAGGACTGGACATGGAAAATATCTGATAACCACCGCTGTCTGTAAGAATAGGCCCCTTCCAGCCAATAAATCTATGCAGTCCGCCTGCAGCCTTTATAATCTCAATGCCGGGTCTTTGACTCAAATGGTATGCATTGCATAGTATAATCTCAGTACCAGAGTCCTCTAAGTCACGATTTGAAAGCATTTTTACTGTGCCTTGAGTGCCTACTGGCATAAAACAAGGAGTATCTATGCTTCCATGTGCTGTAATTAATTTACCTAAACGTGCCTTAGATTTTTTGTCTTTATGAATAACGGAAAATGCCATTTGAGGGCCTAATCAGCGGGTTTGCCAAAGCGCTTTCTCTCGGTAAGCAATAAAACGTCCTTCAATTCCATAACATTTCTGGCGTCGAGCCATTTTTTTTCAAAATTCTTCTCCTGGCATATTTGTGCGATAGCTGCTAAGGCCTGCAGATGAAAATTCCTTTCATCCTTTGTTCCGACAAGGACAAAAACTGTATGCACTGGCTGATCTTCTAATTCAGGGAAGATTATGCCTTCGTTAGCCCTTGCCAGAAGAATATTAAATTTATTCTCACCTTCGATAACAATATGTGGAATTGCCAATCCAGGATGAATAACAGTGCTTGACTCTTTTTCTCTTTCATTAAGCAGATCGCGGAGGTATTGCGGCTTAAGGCTAAGCTGGCTAGTTAAGGCATCTGCTACCTTCTGGAAGAATAGGCTTGAGGGCAATCTTCCTCTTATATCTAAAACAACAGCCTCCTCTATTAATTTATCAAATCTATCTTCTACTATATCATCCCTCTGTCTTATCACATTTTTAAGTTCCTGAGAAAGAGTACCGGAAGTAAACTCTTTATTAACAATGCGCTCAATAACATGGATAATAGCAAATTCTCTTATCTTCTTTTTATAACTTAAAACAAAATACCCCAGGATGCCTACACTAATGGACATAATACTAAATAGTAACAATATTTTCCCCATCTCTGCAAGCAAAAACAAGCAACCCAAGATGCCTGCAATCTGAACAACCGGATATAAAGGAGAACGAAATGTAGGTTTGTAATTGGGCATTTTGCTCTCACGCATAATTATCACAGCAAGATTAGTGAACATAAAGATTATGATAAGCAGCTCTGATGCTATCTTAACCAGAGACTTCAAATCTAGAACACTAATTGCCAAAAGCATAAAAATCACTGTAAAGATAATAGAGTAATGCGGTGTTTGATAGCGTGAGTTGACCCTGTTGAAAAATTTCGGCAAAAGCTTATCTCTACTCATTGCCATAGGATAACGGGAAGCAGATATAATCCCAGCATTTGCAGTAGAAATAAAGGCTAGGAACGCAGCAATCGCCATTATAATCCTTGCAGGGCTACTACCAAATTGATACGCAGCATCCGAAATCGGAGTTAAAGAACTAGAAAGATCGCTCAGATTTAAGAGTCCTGTCGTAACAAATGCAACGAGTGTATATATAATTCCGACTATGACCAGAGAAGCAAGCATGCCTAA
Protein-coding sequences here:
- the tgt gene encoding tRNA guanosine(34) transglycosylase Tgt; its protein translation is MAFSVIHKDKKSKARLGKLITAHGSIDTPCFMPVGTQGTVKMLSNRDLEDSGTEIILCNAYHLSQRPGIEIIKAAGGLHRFIGWKGPILTDSGGYQIFSMSSPSSKPKVSRKKTSLYKINDQGVEFKSLFDGSRHFFSPEDVIDIQLILGSDIIMPLDECIQYPTPISYARVAMERTLDWAKRSRLALASCQTLEGQEQPLLFGIVQGASFEDLRKECARKLLDMDFEGYALGGLSVGESSDLRYNMISKVIQELPSQKPRYLMGMGKPLDLIEAVSLGIDMFDCIIPTRYGRNGSAFTARGKIIVRDAPYSKDFQPLDAGCDCLTCKTYSRAYLRHLFNSDELLGLYLVSLHNVNFYIKIMCEIREAIKADSLSELKKSYSKYNF
- a CDS encoding amino acid permease; its protein translation is MVKVLRKELGFWDVFCIASGAMISSGLFILPAIAAGQVGPSLFLAYMIASFIALPTVLSKAELVTAMPRAGGDYFYISRSMGFVTGGIGGFGTWFSLSLKAAFALIGMAAYVSLFTSMSIQYIALILCVAFGVLNIFGIKLAARMQIVLVLGLFSALIFYIVRGFPAIDINNFKPFAPYGVRAIFATAGFVFISYGGLTKIASIAEEVRQPTRNIPLGMLASLVIVGIIYTLVAFVTTGLLNLSDLSSSLTPISDAAYQFGSSPARIIMAIAAFLAFISTANAGIISASRYPMAMSRDKLLPKFFNRVNSRYQTPHYSIIFTVIFMLLAISVLDLKSLVKIASELLIIIFMFTNLAVIIMRESKMPNYKPTFRSPLYPVVQIAGILGCLFLLAEMGKILLLFSIMSISVGILGYFVLSYKKKIREFAIIHVIERIVNKEFTSGTLSQELKNVIRQRDDIVEDRFDKLIEEAVVLDIRGRLPSSLFFQKVADALTSQLSLKPQYLRDLLNEREKESSTVIHPGLAIPHIVIEGENKFNILLARANEGIIFPELEDQPVHTVFVLVGTKDERNFHLQALAAIAQICQEKNFEKKWLDARNVMELKDVLLLTERKRFGKPAD